The window atagtttcAATATTCGACTATCATAAATTTATGCCCCCAGGACACCAATGAAATATTGTTTAGTTCGACTTTCTAAAGTCTAAAAGTCTTGATGTCTAAACGACATCAACCATAGAAGTTGGGGTAGGTGTTAGGGTAGAAGTTCGTTGTTTAGTTGACAactcacaaattaaaaaaaataataaaaaatttgaCAACTCAAAAACTTGATTTGAAGTATCCACTCTTCCATGTAAAAAGATATTATACGGCACttgttttgtttcaatttatgtaattttttttagtCCATCGTCAAAAAAATGTCACGTGGTATCTATACTAATTGGAGTTCAATCGCAAGGATTAGATTTCACACATGTCTAAATTTTGGTGGACAGTATAAGCATGTGCTAGTAAAAGATAGTAGATATATGTAAAATTAATCAAGATGCGTGTAAGTTAGCCGAATACTACgataagtttaaaaaaaaaatgtcacatttgagatgatttatagctgGCTGTCAAGGATTTGTTTTAGACTACAAAATTAATTTACTTATTTTAGAGATTATGCTAAATCAAATATTTGTAGCATAAATTGGAATATTGAGTGGTATATATAATTTTCTAATTATTTCAAACTAGTTCCACTCCACCTATCCTTGCCCAATCTATCTGCTCCATCATCTCCATCTTTTTGCTTTCTGATTCAAAAGTGAGATCATTGacaaattttcatactctacCTACTACAGTATTTTTATTAAACAACCACTCTTCTTGCTTGTTCCATTACCAAAACAACAATAATGTTTATTAGTAGTATATAAGTCCACCCTACAAATCCTCACTATATAAGTTCTACTCCATCTTCCTATTCTCAACACAACCAAGCAAATAGCCACTTTTGTTCATGTTTTCTTCTTTCTTGCAAAAATGGAGAAAAGTGAGTCAACCAAAATTGATGTTGAGGAAACCAACaaagaaaggaaaggaaaagcCCCACTTTTGGGAACTGCAGCTCCTGTTGTTGCTGCAGCTGCTACTGCTAAACTTGCAAAAGGAGGTGCTAAAAGAGGCATTGCAATTTTTGACCTCATTTTGAGAATAGCCGCTATTGCTTCTGCAATAGGTGCTGCTGTTGCTATGGCAACTACTGAAGAAACTCTTCCTTTCTTCACTCAGTTCTTTCAGTTCGAAGCTAACTATGATGACCTTCCAACTTTCACGTAAGCAaattaatagcctgtttgaccaAACTGCCAAAATTTACTTATTTTACAAAGCTTTTtgcaaaaatatttttgaaaagtaGCATTTTGTATTTGGCTAATTAATTTGAGAAATGTTTTTGCCAAtattagaacataaatttgtGCTTTAGCCAACGTTCCAAAAGTAATTTAGGGAAAAAAAACTACTTTTTCAGCTTCTAGAATACTGTTTCTACTACTAATAAAAAACACTTAGTACTTTATATCCTGAAAGCTTGGCCAAAACCTCAAATCTCTGAATTGAACACTTTTGACTTCCCAGGAGCTTGACCAAACTTCCAATATTGGcaactttttaaaattatttatgtaTAAGACAACTTGATGAGTAAAGAGTTACTTTATACTGCATTGTATATGGGAATTAATTGATTTGCTATATGTTACAGGTTTTTTGTGATAGCTATGGCATTAGTTGTTGCCTATCTCGTCCTCTCTGTACCTTTCTCTATAGTGTGCATTGTACGACCCCATGCAGTTGTACCCCGGCTGCTCCTCATTATATTTGACACGGTATGGACACTTCTCTAATTTAAACTCATTAATCTGAAGTAACAATTCCAGGAAAAAAGTTCAATTTTGCTTCTGGACTTTGCGAAGTAATCCAAATTTGCCCCTGAACTTTGCTAAATGGTCCAAATTTCCCTTCCATTAATAGTAGGGGTCGAATATACCCTTGTCGTTATAAGATTGACCCAATTATGTTTTTACTTACTATTGGTGGAAGCTTTCCAACACGTGGATCTTTTTAACAAgagaaaataattaaatttaCCTTTGAACTATGCGAAATGATCCAGATTTGACCATAAACTGAAAATGATATTGCGAACCGGTCGTATAGAGTGAAACCTCTTATTTAAGGGTGTAGAATGATACTTTATAAATAGGGTGTCTCCGCCACTAATCGCAAACATATTTAAAATTTTGTAGTAAGTAATTAACTTTTTTAAATTGTTATGCTTTCATGACAATTTCGAAGGTGTTCATTGCATTGGCGACTGGTGCAGCAGGGTCAACAGCAGCCATAGTGTTCTTGGCTCACAATGGAAATGAAGATGCAAACTGGCTAGCAATTTGCCAACAATTTGGTGATTTCTGCGAAAGGACCAGTGGAGCTGTGGTGGCCGCCTTTATCACGGTGGTGATCTTGATCATCACGGTGGTTCTGTCTGCTTTCGCTCTTCGAAGACACTAAGAACAAGTTCGTTTTTATGGAAAAAGTATTTGCTATTGTTTGCGACATCTTCATTCACTCATCTCGTTGTTTCAGAATTGCTCAAAATGATGAAAAGTACTTGTAATCTTTGTATATTGGATAAAAAGTGTTATTGGATCTTATTGTTGATGTATTTCTTTTGTTAAGGTTTGTACTTTGTGTGTCTGTCTTTAGATTCTCATTAAGAAGGGTGAAGTTTGTGGAGTCTGGTAAATCCCATTGGTAATTCAGAGGATCTGTATTGCAAATGCTGTAATTatcataatttaactttatgGTACCCCACACCCCTTATTATGATTTAATTCTTATATTCATCTTTGTGTTGTCCATCTAATTATAAAACTAGCAAATTATTTAGGGCAAACTACATAAATGACAAAGATTTGGGCTTAACTCAAGTCACATagcatatgcttcactaattgcATTTTATAGCAATAATCAGGATCCATGCGCGTGTATACAAATTCTGATTTGTATACAATAATTTTTTTCCtgttttttcactgtattcatgaaaatGACTATATGTATTCATAAATTGACTTGTTGTATTTATAAATACAGCGAGTAACAAatgaatacataaaaacatatgtacacaaaaaattaacaaaatcatatttttcagtatgtatacaacaaatacaggcAAAAAAATACTatatacaacatagatacactaaaaattaacaaatacGCCATATTTctggtatgtatacaacaaatacaagcgaaaaacattgtatacacagtaaatatacaacaaatacagcGAAAATTTGGACTTTTTCCATATCTGACCGGAAAAAATTTTCGGCGAATACAACAACATTTTTTTTCCGACGTAGATCTGAGTTTAGATCTAAGTTTTTTTGGAGGGACTTCGTTGGAGCTTCGCCGACCAACGGAACCAGCTATAAAAAAATCTGTTTGGTTCGCCGGAGCTTCGTCGGAGAAGAAAGGGAAAACGGGAAGGGGCTGGCAGTGACAGTGGTGAAGGGGCACGACATTTCGCTGGAACTCCGGCGGTCAGTGGTGGTCGGCGGCGGAGCAGTGGGGAGAAGAGGGGGGAGAGAGATGGGAGggttgggttggaagtgaatagtGTGATGGGTATTCTATttggtgtgtatatatgtatagttactaaatgtcattaatacacaaatgtttgctatgagaagtaattaagttaaactatagCAACTAAATGTCAATACCCACTATATGTTTGTTATGTCATGTAGTTATCCCAATTATTTAACTGGTAATTCATGTTGGTAAACTTCAGACAAAAGCCTGTCTGGCCTTCTCTGTTGTTGTTAAGCCTCATTCTATTTCTTTTTAAGCGAAATAGAAACTCACACGTAAAGTGAATTTAAGCGAAACTCCTGAGCGTCTTATAAAGAAATGAACATTTAAAGACAAAAATATATAGCGAATTACATTTTAGTTATAGATGAGTACTACCTCCGTCTTATATTACTTGGccatattactaaaaatatatgtcccaaattacttgttcatttataaaatcaagataaaattaattgaaTTTTTCCCATATTACCcttagtattaaatgttcttgaaaaatagtcaatattgattagaatgtatttattggagagagataaaaGTAAGGtagtaaaatacatattttatttatgatttcttaaaagCATGCAAAAGAGAAAGCTGTCAAGTAatatgagatggagggagtagtaCATTTGAATTGGAGTGCATCATGAGACATACtcttccggataaaaaaaaagagtgtccacttagcctttatttttttgtttaaaaagagtgtctacttatcaaatcaagaaagaattaaccttacttTTCCAGATTtacccttattaagtgttaagtgaccaaattctaatatctatttaattagaagtattttagtcaaattatctatttttatctaggagttaatattttcttaaaaattatgTAAATGACTAAGTGAACATTCTTTTTGATAGAGTATTATTCTTCCTGGGCGTGCGCGGTACTGAAAGGCATAAATAATTGACTATTGGAGCAATAACATAAttaagtactccctctgtctcatatCAGTTGCTATATTTTGCAGTCAATTTGCACTTTTCTCCATATTTTTGGCTACTCAAGGCTTATACCCCCCTTTCCATAAATGGCTTCCGTAATCCGATGGAATCTTACACTCAAACTGAAGTAACACTGTCTagttaaattggattagattaatttaatattttaaaattataatttatatatttaaaaattatataaaaaatactataagtggcaagttttctcatatcaatatgaTAAGAAAATATATCTCAAAATATTAGTCAAAATTCATGTAATTTGAATCTCGTAAAATAAAATATTTCagaacggagggagtatgaaGTCAGACATAAATGTCTAAGGTTTGAACTTCAGTCTCGTATGTCTAAAGCTCAAATAAAAATATACTCACATTAATTTTGCCTGCACAAATAATATGTTAAACTTCAGATAAAATCTGTAACTTCCTGTACAAATTTTGAACGTTCAGTCGCGTATGTATGTATGAAGTTGAGTTTGAAGTGGCTAGATTTATAAAAATTTATAAAGCTAGGTCATTACTTAAATAGGGTCCAAAGTGTCCATGTGTGCGCATGTCCCTTGATTTTGCATCAGCGTTTATATGCTTCAAAGTCCATCTCGTTCCTCCTCACTTTGAGACTCCCCGCTTTCAGTCTCACTACAATTCTACACTTTATACGAGAGTTTTACTATTTGGGGAGTCAAACAGTTCTCTTTTTGcgattataatttttttaaactCTTTTCGTATATTGTGCATTATTTATTATGTTAACTTATAttccttccgtttcaatttacgtgaacttatttcttttttagtctgtacAAAAAAGAATGACCTATTTCATATTTGGAAATAATTTATCTTTATgtaataatttatagccacacaaaatatgtGTGCCTCATTTTACACCACATGTTCAAAAGCCTTCTTTTTTTActtaaacttcgtgcccagtcaaataaatgaagggagtaatacttttcatgtagtttgcAAATATGtacattttattttaaattttgcaACTTTTTAGACACAAATTTTGCACATTTGTCGGAAGTTATTTTCGAAACGGCTAAACATTTCTAAATTGGACTATGACTTAAATGGGCTGCCAATATTAAAATTGGAGCCCAAAATAGGCCTATTGATCTCTAGTGTGCTTGAAAGTGCCTCTCGTCTAGTTTTCACTGCCTCTTACCATTCCACACAACATAGCCATGGCTGCCTTGAGAAAATTATTATTACCCACTAACACAAGTGTTTTAACATCAAACTCTGCTATTTTCCTTTCTCGCAGAGGCATAGCTTCTAAGCTATTTGTTGGAGGTACTTCTTTACTCTTTTTTTCTTACTTTTGTACATGTATACACAATTGATTTAATTATCTGCACATTAAAAAGCTCATTCATGGAATGAATTTGTAATTATTTGATTAAAAATGTGTTCTTTTTGGGTCTATTTTTGCATTCATAGGACTCTTTCGTGTTATTATTTCGCTCTGCAGTTTGGGTTTATGGTTCTTTTCTTGAAATCATAATTATGGTGATGTAAAAGAAGGGTTGTATGTAGCTGATGATTTTGACTTACTCTGTGCCCAAAAGGGATTGTGATTTATGTGTATGAAGGTATTGGTTTTACATTAGTGAGGAAATGAACAGGAATACTAGTGGTGAAGGAACTTATGTTCTATGAGAAATTTATAGTTTAGTACTGAAAAAATACAGGTATTATTATTAATACGGTACAATAAAAGAAATTACAATCTTTGAACCACTACAAAACGCTCGCAAACAGGTGTGTGCAAGCTGGCTCGAACACTATGGTTATTTAAGAAAATGCTAGCAAAGAGGTGTGTCAGATCCCGTTCAAGGAGGATTTATTTTGATGGAGAAAGATTTTCTTTCCTGACTGACTATGTTGATTGTGACGAGAGATTCAGTCAAGCGAGGAGAAAAGTACCGAAACCTAGGAGCTAATCTTAAATCACATACTCATTTGACAAGCATAGCCTTTGCTCCTGGTTTATTTGCCTGAAGTGTAAACAAAAACTGAATTAACAAATATGAAGCAAGGCTTACTCCATTCCATCTAAAGAGAGTTATCCCTAGTTAGAAAATAGGATGGATAGTCGGAGGATGTGGTGGAAGGGGGACTCAAAGGAAGATTAGAACAAAGATCACAATGGTTTGGAGTTAAAACCACCAGTCTCTTTCTCTTTTTAGGTTTAGAGGCAGCCTTCAAATTTTTTTCTGATATCGCCAAATTACAATATAAAAATAATTCGGGAAGCTGTACACTGAAGATTCAAAAATTTTGTTTAACAGATTCTACTCGTTTGAGTAGAAACATAAGCAACCATGATTAGCGTCATTATTCAGACAAGAGTCTGGAAAAGGACAGGTGGAAGCATTTGCAGAGGCTGCAATAAAGACTGAGGGATCCATTTGTAAACTGTTTCATGTGACTCACTCGGTGTTTTGATAACGACATAGGCAATACATACTATAAGTAGGTGCTTGGTTGCAAGAAAAGAATCCAACCTCGTTAACTTTATTTTAAATGGGCATTTGTCTTTCCATTAAAACACTAGATCTTTATCTGGTTGGGTTTTACCCGAAATGAGGAATAACATGGGGGATAAACAATAGCTTAGGTTAGTAATGCACCGTTCTGTATTAGCTATCACTTTTTTGGATTCCTGGTATACTATAATTTCCCGTGTTAAAGTCCATCTAATATTTATGCTGGCAATTTAAATGAATTCTAACAATGCGGCTATACTTACAGCTCGACAAACAGAATCTCTAAAGTTTCTAGACATTTTATGGCATTACAAATAAAGAACACTACAGATGAATCTTCAAAAGCTTTATATCTGTAAAGAGCTGCTTACGGTATATACTAGCAGTTGTTTAACTCGTTTTAGCACAATTTATATAATAATCTTTAATTAACTTGATATCCTGTAGGAGCTTTTTCCAATTTGTTACTCATTAGACTGAAACAATAATCATTTGTCAGGTTTTATTGGTGTTTCGAAGTTGAACGTGATTATATCTGCTGCATAGTCAAATGACCTATGTTAATAATTACCTGATAGAAGCTATTAAGATCTTAATTCGAAACTAAAATATGAGAAAAGTATCTCTATTTTAAACTGCAGCCAAGCACCTTACTGCTTGAACAACTCCACAAAGCTTTCCCTTTATCACTATTTAAAGCTAGCATGTATTTTCTCT is drawn from Lycium barbarum isolate Lr01 chromosome 8, ASM1917538v2, whole genome shotgun sequence and contains these coding sequences:
- the LOC132605438 gene encoding casparian strip membrane protein 1 — encoded protein: MEKSESTKIDVEETNKERKGKAPLLGTAAPVVAAAATAKLAKGGAKRGIAIFDLILRIAAIASAIGAAVAMATTEETLPFFTQFFQFEANYDDLPTFTFFVIAMALVVAYLVLSVPFSIVCIVRPHAVVPRLLLIIFDTVFIALATGAAGSTAAIVFLAHNGNEDANWLAICQQFGDFCERTSGAVVAAFITVVILIITVVLSAFALRRH